One window of Thalassovita mediterranea genomic DNA carries:
- a CDS encoding TonB-dependent receptor, whose amino-acid sequence MNGTTLKKHLLTSAVFAGAAMTVFASPAFAQDDVETVPAQEEAEARQQTVVITGSLIPQSGNLTATSPVTELDAEQFDIRGTIRAEDLVNTLPQAFGAQGSSLANGGTGTASVNLRGLGSERTLVLMNGRRLPYGSLNISAPDINSIPTQLVERVDVLTGGASATYGSDAIAGVVNFVMNDDFEGFQIDGNYSFYQHNNDGELQGLLKEFAALNPNQFRVPSGSVEDGDAVDITLMAGGRFDNDRGHMMAFASYQNVNEVLQGDRDYAQCALGTRNNGTEFSCSGSATNEVTNLLGFSSTTFPTGTWARVDPSGSGQFIARNFVTDTFNFNPFNHFQRPNEKYTFGTFLNYDIADNIEAYGEFMFVQNETNSQIAPSGVFGYGVAGAAGGLNCDNPFLSAQQTSFIGCDGLAPDAVVGVDGFIALRRNVEGGPRNNDIRHQTFRNVIGIRGDLEGTSIGYDIYASFAKVVRTEVYNNDLSIANLTKALYAVPDGNGGVACAVNVDADLTNDDPNCVPYDIWSGNEPDPAAIDYVVNPLNRNGDVTQTVISAKTFGSLGDYGLVSPMAVDAPGWAFGAEYRRDTIDSNPDANFQSGDGAGQGGPTQAIAGAQNVIDIFAELDIPLVQERPGIYDLNMDLAYRKSYYDNVDSDAYKVGLQYSPTPDFMLRGSFQRAVRAANIFELFSPAGLTLFDPADGDPCAGPNPLFTQAQCANTGLDPANYGSQALTSPAGQYNILTGGNEDLDPEESDTFTVGAVFTPSFVDGLTVSLDYFSIEVEGYISTVPAETSINQCALTGDQFFCSLINRGTGGTLWANPTGFFIATNVNTGSLETTGFDLQANYTYDAGSTGVFSFDYVGTYLDSLEVQSLPDATVTPPFDCVGLYGGRCQSNFGNGANPEYRHKASATWMPLDGKLSVTGTWRHFSEVDLDAANPAPINATFEAQDYFDLSSSYQLLDNTRIRFGVNNVTDEDPPLSSVVGTAPGNGNTYPQVYDALGRYIFMGATVDF is encoded by the coding sequence GTGAACGGAACTACACTCAAGAAACATCTGCTTACGTCGGCGGTTTTCGCCGGTGCAGCGATGACGGTGTTCGCTTCGCCTGCGTTCGCGCAGGATGATGTCGAAACCGTACCAGCGCAGGAAGAAGCTGAGGCGCGTCAGCAGACGGTGGTTATCACCGGCTCGCTCATCCCGCAGTCCGGCAACCTGACCGCCACCAGCCCGGTGACGGAACTCGACGCTGAGCAGTTCGACATCCGTGGTACGATCCGCGCTGAAGACCTCGTGAACACCCTGCCGCAGGCATTCGGTGCTCAGGGTTCTTCGCTCGCTAACGGTGGTACCGGTACAGCTTCCGTGAACCTTCGCGGTCTCGGCTCCGAGCGTACTCTGGTTCTGATGAACGGCCGCCGCCTTCCATACGGCTCGCTGAACATCTCTGCACCAGACATCAACTCGATCCCGACCCAGCTGGTTGAGCGCGTTGACGTTCTGACCGGCGGTGCATCGGCGACCTACGGTTCCGACGCTATTGCCGGTGTTGTGAACTTCGTCATGAACGACGATTTCGAAGGCTTCCAGATCGACGGCAACTACAGCTTCTACCAGCACAACAATGATGGTGAGCTTCAGGGCCTTCTGAAAGAATTCGCAGCTCTCAACCCGAACCAGTTCCGCGTTCCAAGCGGCTCGGTTGAAGATGGCGACGCTGTCGACATCACGCTGATGGCCGGTGGCCGTTTTGACAATGACCGCGGCCACATGATGGCTTTCGCGTCGTACCAGAACGTCAACGAAGTCCTTCAGGGCGACCGCGACTACGCACAGTGTGCGCTTGGTACCCGCAACAACGGCACCGAGTTCAGCTGTTCGGGTTCTGCAACGAACGAAGTGACCAACCTGCTTGGCTTCTCGTCGACCACCTTCCCGACCGGGACCTGGGCACGCGTCGACCCGTCGGGTTCGGGCCAGTTCATCGCTCGTAACTTCGTTACCGACACGTTCAACTTCAACCCGTTCAACCACTTCCAGCGTCCGAACGAGAAGTACACGTTCGGTACGTTCCTGAACTATGACATCGCCGACAATATCGAAGCGTATGGCGAGTTCATGTTCGTTCAGAACGAAACCAACTCGCAGATCGCACCTTCGGGTGTGTTCGGTTACGGTGTTGCCGGTGCTGCCGGTGGCCTGAACTGTGACAACCCGTTCCTGTCGGCACAGCAGACCTCTTTCATCGGCTGTGATGGTCTCGCACCTGACGCCGTTGTCGGTGTTGATGGCTTCATCGCCCTTCGCCGTAACGTCGAAGGCGGTCCACGTAACAACGACATCCGTCACCAGACCTTCCGCAATGTCATCGGCATCCGCGGCGATCTGGAAGGCACGTCGATCGGCTACGACATCTACGCATCCTTCGCCAAGGTTGTTCGCACGGAAGTCTATAATAACGACCTCTCCATCGCGAACCTGACCAAAGCGCTCTATGCGGTTCCAGATGGCAATGGCGGCGTCGCTTGTGCGGTCAACGTTGACGCAGACCTCACCAATGACGATCCGAATTGTGTGCCGTACGACATCTGGTCGGGCAACGAGCCTGATCCGGCTGCGATCGACTACGTCGTCAACCCGCTGAACCGCAACGGCGATGTGACCCAGACGGTCATCTCCGCGAAGACGTTCGGTTCGCTCGGCGACTACGGTCTCGTTTCGCCAATGGCTGTGGACGCACCAGGCTGGGCCTTCGGTGCTGAATACCGCCGCGACACGATCGACTCCAACCCGGATGCGAACTTCCAGTCCGGCGACGGTGCTGGTCAGGGCGGTCCGACCCAGGCGATTGCTGGTGCGCAGAATGTCATCGACATCTTCGCAGAACTTGACATCCCGCTGGTTCAAGAGCGTCCAGGTATCTATGACCTGAACATGGACCTCGCCTATCGTAAGTCCTACTACGACAACGTCGACTCCGACGCGTACAAGGTTGGCCTCCAGTACTCGCCAACCCCGGACTTCATGCTCCGCGGTTCGTTCCAGCGCGCTGTCCGTGCTGCGAACATCTTCGAACTGTTCTCGCCAGCCGGCCTGACGCTGTTCGACCCTGCAGATGGTGACCCATGTGCCGGCCCGAACCCGCTCTTCACCCAGGCCCAGTGTGCGAACACCGGTCTTGATCCGGCAAACTACGGCTCCCAGGCCCTGACCAGCCCAGCTGGCCAGTACAACATCCTCACGGGTGGTAACGAAGACCTGGATCCGGAAGAGTCCGATACGTTCACCGTTGGTGCAGTGTTCACGCCGAGCTTCGTCGACGGCCTGACGGTGTCGCTCGACTACTTCAGCATCGAAGTGGAAGGCTACATCTCGACGGTTCCTGCCGAGACCTCGATCAACCAGTGTGCCCTGACCGGCGACCAGTTCTTCTGCTCGCTCATCAATCGCGGTACCGGTGGCACCCTCTGGGCGAACCCGACTGGCTTCTTCATCGCGACGAACGTCAACACGGGTAGCCTCGAAACCACTGGCTTCGACCTTCAGGCAAACTACACCTATGACGCAGGTTCGACCGGTGTCTTCAGCTTCGACTATGTCGGTACCTACCTCGACAGCCTCGAAGTTCAGTCGCTGCCGGACGCGACCGTCACGCCTCCGTTTGACTGTGTCGGCCTCTATGGCGGCCGCTGTCAGTCGAACTTCGGCAACGGTGCAAACCCTGAGTATCGCCACAAGGCGAGCGCAACCTGGATGCCACTCGACGGCAAGCTGTCCGTCACGGGTACCTGGCGCCACTTCAGCGAAGTTGATCTCGACGCCGCTAACCCGGCTCCGATCAACGCGACGTTCGAAGCTCAGGACTACTTCGACCTGTCGTCGAGCTACCAGCTCCTGGACAACACCCGCATCCGCTTCGGTGTGAACAACGTCACGGATGAAGATCCGCCGCTGTCCTCCGTCGTTGGTACGGCACCAGGTAACGGTAACACCTACCCGCAGGTGTACGACGCACTCGGCCGTTACATCTTCATGGGCGCCACGGTCGACTTCTAG
- a CDS encoding DUF3667 domain-containing protein: MSDELEAAGLASVGALSAGGTADLQGQPCRNCGVMVKHRYCPNCGQLAASFHRPFYALVAETVSDSLALDGRIARTLPKLFLKPGQLSRDYSDGKRARYVPPFRLFLLSSLIFYFVAFAFINSNGVNALGQIETGEGVRLDPEEREALSEYLSQEGGLTDDEIRRIAEATGAGSTEEPTETPAEAVGEEPASEGEDNNINIGSNELGERLEDAVQRTIDNPRLFTTAAENWAPRLSLLLVPLTILFLSLMYAWRRRIFVYDHAIHALHLHSWIYLSSTLAFALSALIGGWVAGLYYSIGLPLYTMLSMRGAYGTGYVQAFLRMMTLSFFWLISLGVLIIAVVILSLLAI, from the coding sequence ATGAGCGACGAACTTGAAGCAGCAGGCCTTGCATCGGTCGGCGCTCTCTCTGCGGGGGGGACTGCCGACCTGCAGGGCCAACCCTGCCGCAATTGCGGCGTGATGGTGAAGCACCGTTACTGCCCCAATTGCGGCCAGCTCGCCGCGAGTTTCCATCGCCCTTTCTATGCTCTGGTCGCCGAGACGGTGTCAGACAGTCTGGCGCTGGACGGGCGCATCGCGCGCACGCTGCCAAAGCTATTCCTCAAGCCTGGCCAGCTCAGCCGCGACTATAGCGATGGAAAGCGGGCACGATATGTGCCGCCCTTCAGGCTCTTCCTCCTGTCGAGCCTTATCTTCTATTTCGTGGCTTTCGCCTTCATCAATTCCAATGGGGTCAATGCGCTAGGCCAGATCGAGACAGGTGAAGGGGTAAGGCTCGATCCGGAGGAGAGAGAGGCCCTGTCCGAGTATCTGTCGCAGGAAGGCGGCCTTACAGATGACGAGATCAGGCGCATCGCCGAGGCGACTGGTGCCGGTTCCACAGAAGAGCCGACCGAGACGCCTGCAGAAGCGGTGGGTGAAGAGCCCGCTTCAGAGGGCGAAGACAACAACATCAATATTGGCTCGAACGAACTCGGCGAACGCCTGGAAGATGCTGTCCAGCGCACGATTGACAATCCGCGTCTGTTCACGACCGCCGCTGAGAACTGGGCGCCCCGTCTCAGCCTCCTGCTTGTCCCGCTGACGATCCTGTTCCTGTCGCTGATGTATGCATGGCGCCGACGCATCTTCGTGTACGACCATGCTATCCACGCGCTTCACCTGCACAGCTGGATCTATCTCAGCTCGACGCTCGCATTTGCACTTTCAGCCCTGATCGGCGGCTGGGTGGCCGGGCTTTATTACTCGATTGGCCTGCCGCTCTATACCATGCTCAGCATGCGGGGGGCTTATGGCACCGGCTACGTGCAGGCCTTCTTGCGAATGATGACGCTGTCATTCTTCTGGCTCATCAGCCTTGGCGTTTTGATTATAGCGGTTGTGATACTTTCGCTGCTTGCAATTTGA
- a CDS encoding peptide ABC transporter substrate-binding protein: MMKSLKSVLLSAGAAGLVLTLAACGGSGGNGSAGGDEAAVLRRGISAKVDTLDPHRSSAKWENIVISDMIVGLMTITPEREVIPGVAESWETSEDGLTWTFNLRDSQWSDGEPVTAEDFVYAFRRIQNPEIASQYSSLLYIVKNAAQVNAGELPPEELGVRAVDDYTFEITLEEPAPYLLGLLTHYTTYPVPKHIVEQYGEAWIQPENIEVNGPYKLAYWRTGDQLVSEKNPLYYEADEVCFDRVAYFEIEDAAAVERRIEAGELDINNGFDGGRTEELEAKFPGWVRTTPGLITTYWSFNSSQAPFDDVRVRKALAMALDREFIVEKVLTPGYVPAYSFVPPKMSNYNVERPEVSFADMPREERLAEARALLEEAGYGPDNPLRFEFIHRSTDDNPKAAPVAQANWDEIAPWVNSEILRQDTKVLYARLRQSDFEVADGAWVADFDDPVNFLYLLDSNTGQQNYGRYSNPEYDALLAEASRTRDLQARAEIFAEAEKMMLEDYPITPMWVQVTKNLVDPELTGWAENAQDDHLSRWLCRADIEAGNAPEAETTDSAEE; encoded by the coding sequence ATGATGAAATCTCTCAAATCCGTTCTTCTGTCGGCCGGCGCTGCTGGTCTTGTCCTTACGCTCGCTGCCTGCGGAGGTAGCGGAGGAAACGGATCTGCCGGGGGCGACGAAGCCGCTGTCCTGCGCCGCGGTATCTCTGCAAAGGTCGATACGCTCGACCCACATCGCTCCTCGGCCAAATGGGAAAACATCGTGATCTCCGACATGATTGTCGGCCTGATGACGATCACACCGGAGCGCGAAGTCATTCCAGGTGTCGCGGAAAGCTGGGAGACGAGCGAGGACGGCCTGACCTGGACGTTCAACCTGCGCGATTCGCAATGGTCTGACGGTGAGCCTGTGACGGCTGAAGACTTCGTCTACGCCTTCCGCCGGATCCAGAACCCGGAAATTGCCTCGCAATACTCTTCGCTTCTCTACATCGTGAAGAACGCGGCGCAGGTGAATGCCGGTGAGCTGCCACCTGAAGAACTCGGCGTGCGGGCTGTCGATGACTATACGTTCGAGATCACGCTCGAAGAACCAGCGCCATACCTGCTTGGCCTGCTGACCCACTACACGACCTATCCTGTGCCCAAGCACATCGTCGAACAGTATGGCGAGGCCTGGATCCAGCCTGAGAACATTGAGGTCAACGGCCCGTACAAGCTGGCTTACTGGCGCACGGGCGACCAGCTCGTCTCAGAAAAGAACCCGCTCTATTACGAAGCCGACGAAGTCTGTTTTGACCGCGTTGCCTATTTCGAGATCGAGGATGCCGCGGCTGTTGAGCGCCGCATCGAGGCTGGCGAACTCGACATCAATAATGGCTTCGACGGCGGGCGGACCGAAGAGCTTGAAGCGAAATTCCCGGGCTGGGTCCGCACGACGCCAGGGCTGATCACCACCTATTGGAGCTTCAACTCCAGCCAGGCGCCTTTTGACGATGTGCGCGTGCGCAAGGCGCTCGCCATGGCGCTCGACCGCGAATTCATTGTCGAGAAGGTTCTGACGCCGGGCTACGTCCCAGCCTATTCCTTCGTGCCGCCAAAGATGAGCAACTACAATGTTGAGCGTCCAGAGGTCAGCTTCGCCGACATGCCACGCGAGGAGCGTCTCGCCGAGGCCCGCGCGCTGCTGGAAGAGGCAGGCTATGGTCCTGACAATCCGCTGCGTTTTGAGTTCATCCACCGCTCAACCGATGACAACCCGAAAGCAGCCCCCGTCGCTCAGGCGAACTGGGACGAGATTGCGCCTTGGGTAAACTCGGAGATCCTGCGCCAGGACACCAAAGTGCTCTACGCACGTCTTCGCCAGTCCGACTTCGAAGTTGCTGACGGCGCATGGGTCGCCGACTTTGATGATCCGGTGAACTTCCTCTACCTGCTCGATTCCAATACGGGGCAGCAGAATTACGGTCGTTACTCCAATCCGGAGTATGACGCGCTTCTCGCAGAGGCGAGCCGCACCCGTGACCTTCAGGCCCGCGCCGAGATCTTCGCGGAAGCCGAGAAGATGATGCTGGAAGACTATCCGATCACGCCGATGTGGGTTCAGGTCACAAAGAACCTCGTTGATCCGGAGCTGACCGGCTGGGCAGAGAATGCGCAGGACGATCACCTCTCGCGCTGGCTCTGCCGCGCCGATATCGAGGCGGGCAATGCGCCGGAGGCTGAAACAACCGACAGCGCCGAGGAGTAG
- a CDS encoding redoxin domain-containing protein, whose translation MMTALTRRNLGLASGMAAAVALSAGAMIAFSASAAPAAEPGTPAPGFTGTTATGEEISLSDFAGKTVILEWTNDGCPFVQKHYADPPQNMQGLQARAGEDDIVWLQIISSAPGTQGHVDGDRAIEINDGRDASPTHVILDPSGDIGRLYEAKTTPHMFIIEPDSDIAYAGAIDSIPSSRVSDIETAENYVTAALDALEAGQPVQTSWAAPYGCSVKYE comes from the coding sequence ATGATGACCGCTCTTACCCGCAGGAACCTTGGACTTGCCTCTGGCATGGCCGCTGCCGTCGCCTTGAGCGCTGGCGCGATGATTGCTTTTTCAGCGTCTGCTGCCCCCGCGGCTGAACCGGGCACACCGGCCCCCGGTTTCACCGGCACCACCGCCACGGGTGAAGAGATTTCCCTCTCCGACTTCGCAGGCAAGACCGTCATCCTCGAATGGACCAATGATGGCTGTCCGTTCGTCCAGAAGCACTATGCCGACCCGCCGCAAAACATGCAGGGCCTCCAGGCGCGTGCTGGCGAGGATGACATTGTCTGGCTCCAGATCATCTCGTCGGCTCCGGGCACGCAGGGCCATGTGGATGGAGACCGTGCGATCGAAATCAATGACGGGCGCGATGCCTCGCCGACCCATGTCATTCTTGATCCGTCCGGCGACATTGGCCGCCTCTATGAGGCCAAGACCACGCCGCACATGTTCATCATCGAGCCTGATAGCGACATCGCCTATGCTGGCGCGATCGACTCGATCCCGTCGTCGCGGGTGTCTGATATCGAAACGGCAGAAAACTACGTCACCGCCGCGCTCGACGCGCTCGAAGCTGGCCAGCCTGTCCAGACCAGCTGGGCTGCGCCTTATGGCTGCTCGGTGAAGTACGAATAG
- a CDS encoding thioredoxin family protein, translating to MKDELPTMMKYVLPALGALIAAPIFAPLAAQPVDGGHARVELISERETAIPGETVWFGLSFEMDDEWHIYWKNAGDAGIPPRAYWDDQTTVDTEAIGEIDWPLPELLPVVEGEIMDYGYSGEIVLPFPVEIPEGETGPVRLGGTIDYLICKDICIPESVDVAVTMQVGPEQVPDRENGARIAEALADVPVQFTGETSLTEEGESWILSAAGGELAGVTGDTRFFPDGHEIVHAAPQPVEFGEQGVAIELTPLRAGMPDALTGVIRVAVKGADPVAVRISASEGDILAGTSGLGSSDGNATKAGGSAGGLASGTGGAGGGLNFFILIGSALLGGLILNLMPCVLPVLSIKAIGMVQVAASGERSELRKHGLWYTAGVLISFAATGLVFIALRAAGQFVSLGFQLQYPAVVAALALIMVVIGLWLLGVVNFGTSVQNVGSGLAGRQGSAGAFFTGVLAAVVGAPCVGPFVVGALGAVLNEPWPVVMAVFLMLGLGLALPFLVLSYVPGLHKSLPKPGLWMERLKQAFAFPMFLTAAWLITVLGNHPAAGATAFGAVILAFGIWLLSVAGGRLRTGVIAVSTALAVIGIVWPVASGLQDAPATTGNTASYAAAYEPEPWSPARVDELIGEGRGIFVDFTASWCATCQVNKRTTLKRDDVLEAMEDANVTFLVADFTRPNEEISDELKRRGSPGVPMYLLYAPGEPEPEVLPTLLNPGMLKRKLEAF from the coding sequence GTGAAAGACGAACTACCGACCATGATGAAATATGTTCTTCCGGCGCTTGGTGCGCTGATCGCCGCGCCAATATTCGCTCCGCTTGCGGCCCAGCCCGTCGATGGCGGCCATGCGCGCGTCGAACTCATCTCCGAGCGCGAGACAGCCATTCCCGGTGAGACGGTCTGGTTCGGTCTCAGCTTCGAGATGGATGATGAGTGGCACATCTACTGGAAGAATGCGGGTGATGCAGGCATTCCGCCGCGCGCTTATTGGGACGACCAGACCACCGTCGATACCGAAGCCATTGGCGAGATTGACTGGCCGCTGCCTGAACTCCTTCCCGTCGTGGAAGGCGAGATCATGGACTATGGCTATAGCGGCGAAATCGTCCTGCCATTTCCCGTCGAGATACCTGAAGGCGAGACAGGCCCCGTCCGCCTCGGCGGCACGATCGATTACCTCATCTGCAAGGACATCTGTATTCCGGAATCGGTTGATGTGGCCGTCACCATGCAGGTTGGCCCTGAACAGGTGCCGGACCGCGAAAACGGCGCACGTATTGCCGAGGCGCTCGCGGACGTGCCTGTCCAGTTTACGGGCGAAACATCCCTGACCGAAGAGGGCGAAAGCTGGATTCTGTCTGCGGCCGGAGGGGAGCTGGCGGGCGTTACGGGCGACACGCGCTTCTTCCCGGATGGTCATGAGATCGTACACGCCGCGCCGCAGCCGGTTGAGTTCGGTGAGCAGGGTGTCGCCATTGAGCTGACGCCGCTGCGCGCCGGCATGCCAGACGCTCTGACAGGGGTGATCCGCGTTGCGGTGAAGGGGGCAGACCCTGTCGCCGTCAGGATATCGGCGAGCGAAGGTGATATCCTCGCCGGGACGAGCGGGCTTGGAAGTTCAGACGGGAACGCAACGAAAGCTGGCGGCAGCGCAGGTGGTCTCGCTTCTGGCACGGGCGGTGCTGGCGGCGGGCTAAATTTCTTCATTCTGATCGGCTCGGCGCTGCTCGGCGGGCTGATCCTCAACCTCATGCCCTGCGTCCTTCCCGTTCTGTCCATCAAGGCGATTGGCATGGTGCAGGTTGCGGCCAGCGGTGAGCGCAGCGAGCTTCGAAAGCATGGCCTCTGGTACACGGCAGGCGTTCTGATCAGCTTTGCGGCGACGGGCCTTGTCTTTATCGCGCTTCGCGCGGCGGGCCAGTTCGTCAGCCTTGGCTTCCAGCTTCAGTACCCGGCGGTTGTTGCGGCGCTGGCGCTCATCATGGTGGTGATCGGCCTCTGGCTGCTCGGTGTCGTGAACTTTGGCACCTCGGTACAGAATGTCGGCTCGGGCCTCGCCGGTCGGCAGGGCAGTGCAGGGGCCTTCTTTACCGGTGTGCTGGCCGCCGTCGTTGGCGCGCCCTGTGTGGGCCCGTTCGTGGTTGGCGCGCTCGGGGCAGTCCTGAATGAGCCGTGGCCAGTTGTGATGGCGGTCTTCCTGATGCTGGGTCTGGGCCTCGCACTGCCATTCCTCGTGCTGAGCTATGTGCCGGGCCTGCACAAATCGCTGCCAAAACCGGGCCTCTGGATGGAGCGGCTGAAACAGGCTTTTGCCTTCCCGATGTTCCTGACGGCCGCATGGCTGATCACCGTTCTTGGAAATCACCCGGCCGCCGGGGCGACGGCATTCGGCGCGGTCATTCTTGCCTTTGGTATCTGGCTGTTGAGTGTCGCGGGTGGACGCCTGCGGACCGGGGTGATCGCGGTTAGTACTGCGCTTGCTGTCATTGGCATCGTCTGGCCGGTCGCGTCTGGCCTGCAGGACGCGCCAGCGACGACCGGAAACACAGCCTCCTATGCAGCGGCCTATGAGCCGGAGCCATGGTCGCCTGCGCGCGTCGATGAGCTGATCGGGGAGGGGCGCGGCATCTTTGTGGACTTTACCGCGTCATGGTGTGCCACCTGTCAGGTGAACAAGCGCACCACGCTGAAACGCGACGATGTCCTTGAAGCCATGGAAGACGCGAATGTCACTTTCCTCGTGGCGGACTTTACGCGCCCGAATGAGGAAATCTCGGATGAACTCAAGCGACGTGGAAGTCCGGGCGTTCCGATGTATCTTCTCTATGCGCCGGGAGAGCCTGAGCCAGAAGTCCTGCCGACACTGCTCAATCCAGGCATGTTGAAGCGCAAGCTCGAAGCTTTTTGA
- a CDS encoding SapC family protein: MANSQPAQPNALSGQVLFYSNPQPLNVEKHAGLGLKPIEKPFTFLGKAHAVPLTVNEFGLAATSYPVIFVGADKMPVGAMGIREAENLFVKDGDIDPDFYVPAFARRYPFVFANDASQERLVLCVDRDAPMVSNKPEIPFFENGAPSEFTNNAMNFCREFEGQRRRTEEFVKEIDKLGLFAERTASFQPRDNKGNNVGEPQMVAKYFAIDDEKLNALPDEKLGELRRNGMLDACVAHSVSLLNWSRVINRALRSQESSAAPQPQGGAEGPSLQI, translated from the coding sequence GTGGCAAATTCTCAGCCTGCCCAACCCAATGCCCTTAGCGGACAAGTGCTGTTCTATTCCAACCCGCAGCCTCTCAATGTCGAGAAGCATGCAGGTCTCGGTCTGAAGCCGATCGAAAAGCCATTCACGTTTCTTGGCAAGGCACATGCTGTGCCTCTGACCGTGAATGAGTTCGGCCTGGCGGCAACGTCCTACCCGGTTATCTTTGTCGGTGCAGACAAGATGCCTGTCGGCGCCATGGGCATCCGGGAAGCGGAAAACCTGTTCGTGAAGGACGGTGATATCGACCCTGACTTCTACGTTCCGGCTTTCGCCCGTCGCTATCCTTTCGTTTTTGCGAATGATGCATCGCAAGAGCGTCTCGTTCTTTGTGTCGACCGCGACGCTCCGATGGTGAGCAACAAGCCAGAGATCCCGTTCTTCGAGAATGGCGCGCCATCCGAGTTCACGAACAATGCGATGAATTTCTGCCGCGAGTTCGAAGGCCAGCGCCGTCGTACCGAGGAGTTCGTCAAGGAAATCGACAAGCTCGGCCTGTTCGCGGAGCGCACCGCCAGCTTCCAGCCGCGCGACAACAAAGGCAACAATGTCGGCGAGCCTCAGATGGTCGCAAAATACTTCGCGATCGACGATGAGAAGCTCAACGCGCTGCCTGATGAGAAGCTGGGCGAACTGCGCCGCAATGGCATGCTTGATGCGTGCGTCGCGCATTCGGTTTCGCTGCTGAACTGGTCACGCGTGATCAATCGCGCACTTCGCTCGCAGGAGTCGAGCGCAGCGCCTCAGCCTCAGGGCGGCGCTGAAGGCCCAAGCCTGCAGATCTAG